The proteins below come from a single Tsuneonella deserti genomic window:
- a CDS encoding DUF3293 domain-containing protein, giving the protein MARQLDASLIAAYRATDYHVFAEPPFVLRIGERSAALDDLLQRSGAAGAAFLTAWNPYSEQVPLGANMARQAELIRNLEARGWQYIPGEGRGADPAWPAEPSILLIGPSRDEAQSLARDFRQHAIVWASAGGPAELDPL; this is encoded by the coding sequence GTGGCGCGACAGCTCGATGCAAGCCTGATCGCAGCCTATCGGGCGACCGATTATCACGTGTTCGCCGAGCCGCCGTTCGTCCTGCGTATCGGCGAACGCTCGGCGGCGCTGGATGACTTGCTACAGCGTAGCGGCGCGGCGGGGGCCGCGTTCCTGACCGCCTGGAACCCGTATAGCGAACAAGTCCCGCTCGGGGCGAACATGGCTCGCCAGGCCGAACTCATCCGGAACTTGGAGGCGAGGGGTTGGCAATACATTCCGGGCGAGGGCCGAGGCGCCGACCCGGCCTGGCCCGCCGAACCCAGCATCCTCCTCATCGGCCCTTCCCGCGACGAGGCCCAGTCGCTCGCGCGGGATTTCCGCCAGCATGCAATCGTATGGGCGTCGGCAGGCGGGCCCGCGGAGCTTGACCCGCTTTGA